In Idiomarina sp. PL1-037, a single genomic region encodes these proteins:
- the rpsB gene encoding 30S ribosomal protein S2 — protein sequence MANVSMRDMLKAGVHFGHQTRFWNPKMKPYIFGARNKIHIINLEKTVPMFNDALSYMQHVASNKGKILFVGTKRAAAEAVKEAAINCGQYYVNHRWLGGMLTNWKTVRQSIKRLKDLETMSQDGTFEKLTKKEALVNTREMEKLEKGLGGIKNMGGLPDVLFVIDADHEHISIKEANNLGIPVVSVVDTNSNPDGVDYIVPGNDDAIRAVQLYLNTAAEAVKEARTAQVEAKDSDDFVEATE from the coding sequence ATGGCTAACGTGTCAATGCGTGACATGCTGAAAGCGGGTGTCCATTTCGGTCACCAAACTCGTTTCTGGAACCCAAAAATGAAACCTTACATTTTTGGTGCTCGTAACAAAATTCATATCATTAACCTCGAAAAAACTGTGCCTATGTTCAACGACGCGTTGAGCTACATGCAGCACGTTGCTTCTAACAAAGGTAAAATCCTGTTTGTTGGTACCAAGCGCGCAGCAGCTGAAGCGGTTAAAGAAGCAGCCATTAACTGTGGTCAGTACTATGTAAACCACCGTTGGTTAGGCGGCATGTTGACTAACTGGAAAACAGTTCGTCAATCAATCAAGCGTTTAAAAGACCTTGAAACAATGAGCCAGGACGGTACTTTCGAGAAACTGACCAAGAAAGAAGCTTTGGTTAATACTCGTGAAATGGAAAAGCTGGAAAAAGGCTTAGGCGGTATCAAAAACATGGGCGGCTTACCTGACGTTCTGTTTGTTATCGACGCTGATCACGAACACATTTCTATTAAAGAAGCAAATAACCTGGGCATTCCAGTTGTTTCTGTTGTGGATACAAATTCTAACCCTGACGGTGTGGATTACATTGTTCCAGGTAACGATGACGCAATCCGTGCTGTTCAATTATACTTGAACACTGCTGCTGAAGCGGTAAAAGAAGCACGTACAGCGCAAGTTGAAGCGAAAGACTCAGACGATTTCGTCGAAGCAACTGAATAA
- the tsf gene encoding translation elongation factor Ts, with the protein MAITAALVKELRERTGAGMMDCKKALQEVDGDMEAAIELMRKSGQAKAAKKAGRVAAEGVILVKSEGNQATLVELNCETDFVARDDSFLAFGDKVINAAFANKENDVEVLKTTDIGGQTVEKTREDLVAKIGENMNVRRVQTLEAGDVVATYTHGARIGVAVALTGGDEDLARDLCMHVAASSPQFVKPEDVEAEVVEKERAIQVDIAMQSGKPKEIAEKMVEGRMRKFTGEISLTGQPFVKDPSMTVGELLKKAGADVVTFVRFEVGEGIERKEEDFASEVQAQVAAASKG; encoded by the coding sequence ATGGCTATTACAGCAGCTCTAGTTAAAGAACTGCGCGAGCGCACAGGCGCTGGCATGATGGACTGCAAAAAAGCACTGCAGGAAGTCGACGGTGATATGGAAGCGGCAATTGAACTGATGCGTAAAAGCGGTCAGGCAAAAGCAGCTAAGAAAGCAGGCCGTGTTGCGGCTGAAGGCGTTATCTTAGTTAAATCTGAAGGTAACCAGGCAACGTTGGTTGAACTGAACTGTGAAACCGACTTTGTTGCTCGCGATGACAGCTTCCTGGCATTCGGCGATAAAGTTATCAACGCAGCATTTGCTAACAAAGAAAATGACGTTGAAGTATTGAAAACAACTGACATCGGTGGTCAGACTGTTGAGAAAACTCGTGAGGACTTAGTGGCTAAAATTGGTGAGAACATGAACGTGCGTCGTGTTCAAACTCTTGAAGCTGGTGACGTTGTAGCGACTTATACTCACGGTGCTCGTATCGGTGTTGCTGTCGCTTTAACTGGCGGTGACGAAGATTTGGCTCGCGACCTGTGCATGCATGTTGCGGCAAGCAGCCCGCAATTCGTTAAGCCTGAAGACGTAGAAGCTGAAGTTGTTGAGAAAGAACGCGCGATTCAGGTTGATATCGCAATGCAAAGCGGTAAGCCGAAAGAAATTGCTGAAAAGATGGTTGAAGGCCGTATGCGTAAGTTTACCGGCGAAATCAGCCTGACAGGTCAGCCTTTCGTTAAAGATCCATCAATGACTGTTGGTGAGTTACTGAAGAAAGCTGGTGCTGACGTAGTGACTTTCGTTCGCTTTGAAGTGGGTGAAGGTATTGAACGTAAAGAAGAAGATTTCGCTTCTGAAGTTCAGGCACAAGTGGCGGCAGCGAGTAAAGGCTAA
- the pyrH gene encoding UMP kinase, with product MSTHPKPSYRRILLKLSGEALMGDEPFGIDAKVLDRMAQEIKELVELGVQVGLVIGGGNLFRGEGLAKAGMNRVVGDHMGMLATVMNGLAMRDALHRAFVNARLMSAIELTGVCDSYNWAEAISLLKSGRVVIFSAGTGNPFFTTDSAACLRGIEIEAEVVLKGTKVDGVYSDDPVSNPDATLYKHINYDDILEKQLKVMDLAAFTLARDHALPIRVFNMNKPGALRAVIMGEEEGTLISKNAE from the coding sequence ATGAGCACCCATCCGAAACCCAGTTATCGACGCATATTGTTAAAACTCAGTGGTGAAGCTCTTATGGGAGATGAGCCATTTGGTATTGACGCCAAAGTACTTGATCGTATGGCGCAGGAAATTAAAGAATTAGTTGAACTTGGGGTTCAGGTAGGTTTAGTCATTGGGGGCGGTAACTTATTCCGCGGAGAAGGCTTAGCAAAAGCCGGTATGAATCGTGTTGTGGGCGACCACATGGGCATGTTGGCAACCGTAATGAATGGTTTGGCTATGCGCGACGCTTTACACCGTGCTTTTGTTAACGCACGTTTAATGTCAGCTATTGAATTGACAGGAGTCTGTGACAGTTACAACTGGGCAGAAGCCATCAGTTTGCTAAAATCAGGACGTGTGGTGATATTTTCTGCGGGAACCGGTAACCCGTTCTTTACTACTGACTCTGCCGCTTGCTTGCGCGGTATTGAAATTGAAGCCGAAGTCGTACTTAAGGGAACCAAGGTTGACGGAGTATATTCTGATGACCCGGTGAGTAACCCGGATGCGACTTTGTATAAGCACATTAATTACGATGATATACTGGAAAAACAGTTAAAAGTAATGGATTTAGCGGCATTTACTCTGGCGCGTGATCACGCTCTGCCTATCCGGGTATTTAATATGAATAAGCCGGGTGCCTTACGAGCCGTGATAATGGGTGAAGAAGAAGGTACACTGATTAGTAAGAACGCAGAGTAA
- the frr gene encoding ribosome recycling factor: protein MIKEIIEDAKDRMEKSVESLRSQMSKVRTGRAHPSILDSVMVNYYGTDTPLKQLANITTEDSRTLALTVFDKSASAAVEKAIINSDLGLNPASAGAVIRIPLPPLTEERRRDLVKIVRAEAENGRIAVRNIRRDANGDIKDLLKEKEITEDEERSAEEEIQKLTDKFVKQIDEALKAKEGDLMEI, encoded by the coding sequence GTGATAAAAGAAATTATAGAAGACGCTAAAGATCGCATGGAAAAGAGTGTTGAATCGCTGCGCAGTCAAATGTCAAAAGTACGTACAGGCCGTGCTCATCCAAGCATACTGGACAGTGTCATGGTGAACTATTACGGTACTGACACGCCTCTTAAGCAGTTAGCAAATATCACCACAGAAGACTCCAGAACTCTGGCTCTGACAGTGTTTGATAAGTCGGCTTCAGCGGCTGTCGAAAAAGCTATTATTAATTCTGATTTGGGTCTGAACCCAGCCTCAGCCGGTGCGGTTATTCGTATTCCATTGCCTCCTTTGACGGAAGAGCGTCGCCGCGATTTAGTTAAAATTGTTCGTGCCGAGGCTGAAAACGGACGTATTGCGGTACGTAATATTCGTCGCGATGCGAATGGTGATATTAAAGACCTGCTGAAAGAAAAAGAAATTACCGAAGACGAAGAACGTAGTGCTGAAGAAGAAATTCAAAAACTGACCGATAAATTCGTTAAGCAAATTGATGAAGCTCTGAAAGCAAAAGAAGGGGATTTGATGGAAATTTAA
- the uppS gene encoding polyprenyl diphosphate synthase, with protein sequence MNELPSIEQLVPKHVAIIMDGNGRWAKQRGKIRTFGHKAGAEAVRKAVAFARRNGIESLTLFAFSSENWKRPATEVSVLMELFMSVLKSEIKKLDDNDIRLRIVGDKEAFSKRLQKRMSEAEEQTQSNSGLNLNIAANYGGQWDITQASRKLAEKVKAGEIAPTEITEQAIASELMMADQPVPDLLIRTGGEHRISNFLLWQLSYAELYFTSVLWPDFDDTAFAQAITDFAQRERRFGLTSEQLTVLMQGIETRIEE encoded by the coding sequence ATGAACGAATTACCGTCTATTGAGCAGTTAGTCCCCAAGCATGTTGCCATTATAATGGATGGTAACGGGCGCTGGGCGAAACAACGCGGTAAAATAAGAACCTTTGGGCATAAAGCGGGCGCAGAAGCTGTGCGCAAGGCTGTTGCCTTTGCTCGCCGTAACGGTATTGAATCATTGACTTTGTTTGCATTCAGTAGTGAAAACTGGAAGCGTCCGGCTACTGAAGTCTCGGTATTGATGGAATTGTTTATGTCAGTACTGAAAAGCGAAATTAAAAAATTAGATGATAACGATATTCGCTTGCGCATAGTTGGTGACAAAGAGGCTTTTTCAAAGCGTTTGCAAAAGCGCATGAGCGAAGCGGAAGAGCAAACGCAAAGTAACAGCGGGCTGAATCTGAACATAGCGGCGAACTACGGCGGCCAGTGGGATATTACGCAAGCCAGTCGTAAATTAGCTGAGAAAGTCAAAGCAGGTGAAATAGCACCGACAGAAATTACTGAACAGGCAATAGCCAGTGAATTGATGATGGCAGATCAGCCAGTGCCGGATTTACTCATTCGCACAGGCGGTGAACATCGTATCAGTAACTTTCTTTTATGGCAGCTGTCTTATGCTGAACTGTATTTCACTTCAGTTTTATGGCCTGACTTTGACGATACCGCCTTTGCTCAGGCAATTACAGATTTTGCGCAACGGGAACGCCGTTTTGGTTTAACGAGCGAACAACTAACCGTGCTAATGCAAGGCATAGAAACTCGGATAGAGGAATAA
- a CDS encoding phosphatidate cytidylyltransferase, translating into MLKQRIITALLLVPVALYGVFMLPLWGFALFIQGVLMLGAWEWSPLMGVRRTSARIAYTLFVGAIIGVLSSLAPYEHLWEGGELSKLIYYTILAGGVWWVVALAMIVNYPSSRRMWSRTRAIVGVFGLLIFIPTWAALVTVRSIDIDESRFFGGWVVLFILLLVWAADVGAYFAGVRYGRNKMMPAVSPGKTMEGLCGGVTLAFVVMMVVAHWTKVPADQFTGYYLTGLFTVVASVFGDLNESMFKRSAGVKDSGSILPGHGGILDRIDSLTAAVPIFTLAYLEFLH; encoded by the coding sequence TTGCTAAAACAACGTATTATTACAGCACTATTGCTGGTTCCGGTGGCACTGTACGGTGTTTTTATGCTGCCGTTATGGGGCTTTGCTCTTTTCATTCAGGGGGTCCTTATGTTGGGCGCCTGGGAATGGTCTCCGCTAATGGGCGTGCGTCGCACTTCAGCGCGAATCGCTTACACCTTATTTGTCGGTGCTATAATTGGCGTATTGTCCTCGCTGGCTCCGTACGAGCATTTGTGGGAGGGAGGTGAGCTCTCTAAACTCATCTACTACACCATTTTAGCTGGCGGTGTCTGGTGGGTTGTTGCGCTGGCAATGATCGTAAACTATCCCTCCAGCCGGCGCATGTGGTCCCGAACCCGCGCTATTGTTGGTGTATTCGGCTTGCTCATCTTCATTCCTACTTGGGCGGCATTAGTCACGGTTCGCTCAATTGATATTGATGAGTCTCGCTTCTTTGGTGGCTGGGTGGTTCTGTTTATTTTGCTGCTGGTTTGGGCTGCAGATGTCGGTGCGTATTTTGCCGGCGTACGCTATGGTCGTAATAAAATGATGCCGGCGGTAAGCCCCGGAAAAACCATGGAAGGCCTTTGTGGTGGTGTGACCTTAGCTTTTGTGGTGATGATGGTTGTGGCGCACTGGACCAAAGTGCCGGCCGATCAATTTACCGGTTATTATTTAACCGGATTGTTTACCGTTGTTGCTTCAGTATTTGGTGATTTAAACGAGAGCATGTTTAAACGTAGTGCAGGGGTTAAGGACAGTGGCTCAATTTTACCTGGGCACGGGGGAATTCTTGACCGTATTGACAGTCTTACAGCTGCAGTACCTATTTTCACCTTAGCTTATCTGGAGTTTTTGCATTAA
- the ispC gene encoding 1-deoxy-D-xylulose-5-phosphate reductoisomerase — MRRITVLGATGSIGQNTLDVVSRHPDDFQVFALTAHSQVSALAELCVKHSPQYAVMGSKNAAAELKKLLGQKTATQVIYGDQALAEVSSAGEVDVVMAAIVGAAGLSPTLAAIDAGKDVLLANKEALVMSGQLFIDHAQRSGAKIIPVDSEHNAIFQCLPLAAQQQVGTMALTEHGIQYLLLTGSGGPFRDLPLNELPQQTPAAACSHPNWSMGRKISVDSATMLNKGLEYIEARWLFNCSRDQLKVVIHPQSVIHSMVQYTDGSVLAQMGEPDMRTPIAHSLGYPERLESGVAGLDFTQIAELTFKQPEAQRYPCLQLAIEACWEGQWATTALNAANEVAVAAFLQEQVGFTDIAKVCDSVLQSIQADEADSLQTLLAIDKQARLAANKWLQEYA, encoded by the coding sequence ATGCGTCGGATAACAGTTTTGGGAGCAACCGGCTCCATTGGTCAAAACACATTGGATGTTGTTTCACGGCATCCGGATGACTTTCAGGTTTTTGCCTTAACCGCCCATAGCCAGGTTAGTGCCCTGGCTGAGCTTTGTGTAAAGCATAGTCCGCAATATGCGGTTATGGGTTCAAAAAATGCCGCAGCAGAGCTTAAGAAGTTGCTCGGTCAAAAGACTGCAACTCAAGTTATTTATGGAGATCAGGCTTTAGCTGAGGTCAGTTCGGCTGGTGAGGTGGATGTGGTTATGGCGGCTATTGTTGGTGCTGCCGGACTTTCACCGACACTTGCTGCAATTGACGCAGGTAAAGACGTATTGTTGGCCAATAAAGAAGCCCTGGTCATGAGCGGTCAGTTGTTTATTGATCATGCACAACGTTCTGGCGCTAAAATTATCCCGGTCGATAGTGAGCACAACGCCATTTTTCAGTGTTTACCCCTGGCTGCGCAGCAGCAGGTCGGAACTATGGCGTTAACCGAACATGGGATACAGTATTTATTGTTAACCGGCTCCGGCGGCCCATTCCGCGATTTACCCCTTAATGAGCTGCCTCAACAAACTCCGGCTGCGGCATGCAGTCACCCTAATTGGTCCATGGGTCGGAAAATTTCGGTCGATTCCGCCACTATGCTGAACAAGGGGCTGGAATACATTGAAGCCCGTTGGTTATTCAATTGTTCACGCGATCAACTGAAAGTTGTCATTCATCCGCAAAGCGTTATCCACTCTATGGTGCAATACACTGATGGTTCCGTACTTGCTCAAATGGGCGAGCCGGACATGCGCACACCAATAGCTCATTCGCTGGGTTATCCGGAGCGTTTGGAAAGTGGTGTGGCCGGCTTAGATTTTACTCAAATAGCTGAACTGACCTTTAAGCAGCCCGAAGCGCAACGTTATCCGTGTTTACAGTTGGCGATAGAAGCGTGTTGGGAAGGGCAGTGGGCCACTACGGCTTTAAACGCGGCTAATGAAGTGGCCGTTGCTGCATTTTTACAAGAACAGGTTGGTTTTACTGATATTGCAAAAGTGTGTGATTCGGTACTGCAGTCAATACAAGCTGATGAGGCTGATAGTTTACAAACGCTGTTAGCCATAGATAAACAAGCGCGTTTAGCGGCCAATAAATGGCTGCAGGAGTACGCATAG
- the rseP gene encoding sigma E protease regulator RseP produces the protein MIDAIWYFFSFVVTLGILVAFHEFGHFWVARRCGVKVLTFSVGFGRAIWKRKGKDGTVYQLGIIPLGGYVRMLDERIDDVSEEERDVSFNAQSVYKRFAIVAAGPVANFILAVAVLWLMFGIGVPTVKPVIGDIKAGSVAAEAQLERGSEILSVDNVEAYDWQQVQLGLMSAIGDDETVLTLRTPDGDEVKRTLNLSDWQFDPETESTFGSLGIEVYQPAVYTELSQVESGSPAEVGGLKEGDTITRIGDESVESWTEIRKIIAQSAGQDVLFTVERNQVEQQISVQIGERESQNGVIGYLGVVPVTEPLPDNYVFNHQYGFFGGLAKGAEKTWELMVVSVKMIGKLLTGDVSVKNLAGPLSIAEGAGVSASNGFVYFLSFLALLSVNLGIINLLPLPVLDGGHLMFYSIEWVRGKPVSERVQDVCYRIGGVLVFALMALAISNDIARFAF, from the coding sequence GTGATAGACGCAATTTGGTATTTCTTTTCCTTCGTTGTAACTCTGGGCATTTTAGTTGCTTTCCACGAGTTTGGACACTTCTGGGTTGCGCGCCGGTGCGGTGTAAAAGTGTTAACGTTTTCGGTGGGTTTTGGCCGGGCCATATGGAAACGTAAAGGCAAAGACGGCACGGTTTATCAGCTGGGTATTATACCTCTTGGTGGCTACGTACGCATGCTGGACGAGCGCATTGATGATGTCAGCGAGGAAGAACGAGATGTCAGTTTTAATGCACAATCAGTTTATAAGCGTTTCGCTATAGTTGCTGCCGGTCCGGTTGCGAACTTTATATTAGCTGTTGCTGTTTTATGGTTGATGTTTGGTATTGGTGTACCAACAGTGAAACCGGTTATCGGCGATATAAAAGCAGGCTCTGTTGCTGCCGAAGCTCAGCTTGAAAGAGGCAGCGAAATTCTCTCAGTTGATAATGTTGAAGCCTATGACTGGCAACAGGTTCAGTTGGGGCTTATGTCGGCCATTGGCGACGATGAAACAGTACTCACATTAAGAACGCCGGACGGTGATGAAGTAAAACGCACACTGAATTTAAGTGACTGGCAGTTTGATCCGGAAACGGAATCGACCTTTGGTAGTCTGGGAATTGAGGTTTATCAACCCGCTGTTTATACCGAACTTAGCCAGGTAGAAAGTGGCTCGCCAGCGGAAGTGGGTGGCTTAAAAGAAGGTGACACGATCACCCGAATTGGTGATGAAAGTGTCGAAAGTTGGACTGAAATACGTAAGATAATCGCTCAATCGGCGGGACAGGACGTTTTATTTACCGTTGAGAGGAACCAGGTTGAGCAGCAAATTTCTGTTCAAATAGGGGAACGGGAAAGCCAAAATGGTGTCATAGGCTACCTTGGCGTAGTTCCGGTAACAGAGCCGTTGCCAGACAATTACGTTTTTAACCATCAATACGGTTTTTTCGGTGGCTTAGCGAAAGGCGCAGAAAAAACTTGGGAATTGATGGTTGTTAGCGTGAAAATGATAGGTAAACTGCTGACCGGAGATGTTTCTGTAAAGAACCTGGCAGGGCCTTTAAGTATTGCCGAAGGTGCTGGAGTGAGTGCCAGCAATGGGTTCGTTTATTTTTTAAGTTTTTTGGCGCTATTAAGTGTCAATTTAGGGATAATTAATTTATTACCTTTACCGGTATTAGACGGCGGTCATTTGATGTTTTACAGCATTGAATGGGTTCGCGGTAAGCCGGTATCCGAAAGAGTGCAAGACGTTTGCTATAGGATTGGTGGGGTGCTGGTATTCGCGTTGATGGCGTTAGCAATATCAAATGACATCGCCCGTTTCGCATTCTGA
- the bamA gene encoding outer membrane protein assembly factor BamA, with product MTFKKLLVSAMIAGAVAPAYAQDEFVVEDIEVKGLQRVALGAALTYIPVRVGDEVSELQIRSAIRSLYSSTHFDYIDARRDEDTLIFTVSERPTIAEITFEGNSDIKDEQLQESLVDNNIVTGEPLDRTTISGIEKGLEDFYHSVGKYNASVEVQVVDLPRNRVELRMNFEEGDAAEIAQINIVGNKAFADELLLDTFELRDSLPWWNFIGEKRYQKQQLSGDLETLESFYRDRGYLRFQVESVQVSMTPDREGIYITINVNEGDKYNISETDVIGDLKGHDELVGKIAKIEEGTLYNAAQVTYIEDMISRFYGRYGYAYPEVRAIPEHDDEDKTVKITFSINPGKRVYVRRINFEGNGATKDRVLRREMRQLEGAWLSDSNIEQGKVRLQRLGYFETVETSTERVEDSDDQVDVTYKVKEQPSGSFNAGIGYGDYSGLQLNAGVQQNNFLGTGNRVGFNISTSRFNKNVSLSYSDPYFTMNGVGLSGQVYMSEFDAGNAQNLVNYNQKTYGLSTGLNFPIDEINRLNFGIGYKNQEVSVNSQNQSIEQIQQFYRSYLDDQNPERPISFDIYELNAGWSRVTLNRGRFPTSGSSQQASFEVSAPFSDVKYFRFNYDYKHYFPLSRDQQWSFLTRLNIGYGNGYGEDDAGNDYLLPFWEYFRIGGQGDLRGFEPNTVGPRAVYVVPESVNSEGIPDFTGLPTPNYSSETGNQQLFVQNNYSLGGNAKVSGGLELIVPTPFVDEGMRNSVRTSVFVDFGMVWDTEFDYDRYKDLENTSPQPLTDYSSPGDFRASAGVSVQWISPMGPLTFSLGRALKEVEGDETQVFSFNIGTTF from the coding sequence ATGACGTTTAAAAAGCTGTTAGTGAGTGCCATGATTGCAGGTGCAGTAGCACCAGCCTACGCACAAGATGAATTTGTTGTCGAAGATATTGAAGTAAAAGGATTACAACGCGTCGCTTTAGGTGCTGCGTTAACATACATCCCCGTAAGGGTTGGTGACGAAGTGAGTGAGCTGCAAATTCGTAGCGCTATTCGTTCGCTTTACTCCTCTACTCACTTCGACTATATCGATGCGCGGAGAGATGAAGACACTTTGATCTTCACCGTTAGTGAACGGCCAACCATTGCCGAAATCACCTTTGAAGGTAACAGCGATATTAAAGACGAGCAGCTTCAAGAGAGCCTGGTTGATAATAATATTGTGACTGGTGAGCCTTTAGACAGAACCACTATTTCAGGCATAGAAAAAGGTCTGGAAGACTTTTATCACAGCGTTGGTAAATACAATGCCTCGGTAGAAGTGCAGGTCGTGGACTTGCCGCGTAACCGTGTTGAGTTACGTATGAATTTTGAAGAAGGCGATGCCGCTGAAATTGCGCAAATCAACATTGTGGGCAACAAGGCGTTCGCTGATGAGCTATTACTGGATACCTTTGAACTTCGGGATAGCCTTCCATGGTGGAACTTTATAGGTGAAAAGCGTTACCAGAAGCAACAATTAAGCGGTGACCTGGAAACCTTAGAGTCCTTCTATCGTGACCGTGGTTATTTGCGGTTCCAGGTGGAGTCTGTGCAGGTTTCTATGACGCCGGATCGTGAAGGTATTTATATTACTATTAATGTGAATGAGGGTGATAAATACAATATTAGCGAAACGGACGTTATTGGCGACTTAAAAGGGCATGACGAGCTGGTTGGAAAAATTGCTAAAATTGAGGAAGGCACGCTTTATAACGCGGCTCAGGTGACTTATATTGAAGACATGATCAGCCGCTTTTATGGGCGGTACGGTTATGCGTACCCAGAAGTTAGAGCTATTCCTGAGCACGATGACGAAGATAAAACGGTAAAAATCACCTTTTCGATAAACCCGGGAAAACGTGTCTACGTTCGCCGCATTAACTTCGAGGGCAACGGCGCAACCAAAGACCGGGTGTTACGCCGTGAAATGCGTCAACTTGAAGGCGCCTGGTTGTCTGACAGCAACATTGAGCAAGGTAAAGTGCGCCTTCAGCGCTTAGGCTATTTTGAAACCGTAGAAACCTCTACTGAACGAGTTGAAGACAGCGATGATCAGGTCGATGTGACTTATAAGGTCAAAGAGCAACCCTCAGGTTCTTTTAATGCTGGTATCGGTTACGGCGATTACTCTGGTCTGCAACTTAATGCAGGTGTCCAGCAAAACAACTTTTTGGGTACGGGAAACCGGGTTGGTTTTAACATCAGCACCAGTCGATTTAATAAAAATGTCAGCTTGTCGTATTCCGACCCTTACTTCACCATGAATGGTGTTGGGCTTTCAGGTCAGGTTTATATGAGTGAGTTTGATGCGGGTAATGCGCAAAACCTCGTAAACTATAATCAGAAAACCTATGGGTTATCAACGGGACTTAACTTTCCAATTGATGAAATTAACCGTCTAAATTTTGGTATTGGTTATAAAAACCAGGAAGTGAGTGTCAATTCGCAAAACCAAAGTATTGAGCAAATTCAGCAGTTTTACCGGTCTTATTTGGATGACCAAAATCCGGAGCGACCAATTAGTTTCGACATTTATGAACTGAACGCAGGGTGGTCACGGGTAACATTAAATCGTGGACGGTTCCCAACCAGTGGTTCGTCGCAGCAAGCCAGCTTTGAAGTCTCTGCACCGTTTAGCGATGTCAAGTACTTCCGCTTTAATTACGACTATAAACATTATTTCCCACTAAGCCGTGACCAGCAGTGGTCATTTCTCACCAGACTGAATATTGGTTATGGTAACGGTTACGGCGAAGACGATGCTGGTAATGATTACTTGCTGCCGTTCTGGGAATACTTCCGTATCGGCGGCCAGGGCGATTTACGCGGCTTCGAACCGAACACGGTCGGCCCAAGAGCTGTGTATGTTGTACCCGAGTCAGTTAACTCAGAGGGTATTCCGGACTTTACTGGGTTGCCGACACCGAACTACAGTTCAGAAACCGGCAACCAGCAGTTGTTTGTACAAAATAACTACTCTTTAGGCGGTAACGCTAAAGTTTCTGGTGGACTGGAACTGATTGTACCGACACCTTTTGTAGATGAAGGTATGCGTAATAGTGTACGAACGAGTGTCTTTGTTGATTTTGGTATGGTTTGGGATACTGAATTCGACTACGATAGATACAAGGATTTGGAAAATACCAGTCCACAACCGTTAACTGACTATAGCTCACCGGGAGATTTCCGCGCATCGGCTGGTGTCTCTGTGCAATGGATATCTCCAATGGGTCCATTAACTTTCTCGTTAGGTCGGGCCTTAAAAGAAGTTGAGGGTGATGAAACCCAAGTGTTCTCATTTAATATCGGAACCACATTCTGA
- a CDS encoding OmpH family outer membrane protein — translation MKKLIKSTAAAVAVSTALFAGAAQAQQKIGVVDMMEVFQQLPQREQISEQLQTEFQDRFEEMRRLEQKVQELRQKQERDASIMSASEKTQLERDLEQTISEAQLKSKALQEDTRRRQNEERNKLLGKVQDAITAVAETKDYDMVLESNAVTYMKADNDLSGAVVEKMTSGN, via the coding sequence TTGAAAAAGTTAATTAAATCTACAGCTGCAGCGGTTGCTGTTTCTACAGCGCTTTTTGCTGGTGCCGCACAGGCACAACAAAAAATTGGTGTTGTTGATATGATGGAAGTATTCCAGCAGTTACCACAACGTGAGCAAATTTCAGAGCAGCTACAAACTGAGTTTCAGGATCGCTTTGAAGAAATGCGCCGCCTTGAACAGAAAGTTCAGGAACTGCGCCAAAAGCAGGAACGCGATGCATCAATCATGTCGGCTTCTGAGAAAACTCAGTTAGAGCGTGATCTTGAACAAACGATCTCTGAAGCACAGCTGAAGAGTAAAGCGTTGCAGGAAGACACTCGTCGTCGCCAAAATGAAGAACGTAACAAGCTACTTGGAAAAGTTCAGGACGCGATTACTGCTGTTGCAGAAACTAAAGACTACGACATGGTTCTTGAAAGTAATGCGGTTACTTACATGAAGGCCGATAATGACTTGTCTGGTGCTGTCGTCGAGAAAATGACGTCAGGTAACTAA